A single genomic interval of Prunus dulcis chromosome 5, ALMONDv2, whole genome shotgun sequence harbors:
- the LOC117628248 gene encoding protein trichome birefringence-like 23: protein MKLSWNLSFNHKHKHLVVKFVVAILLMGIALRLFSSTSTGYFSPRIEETPFPEKTVAAEQPISVQVPPDEPISVKVPQDEPIPVRFPQDEDQDQIPLPRKETPFPEKTVVSESPISAEVPENGQDQIPPLKGECDLFTGDWVPNTSGPAYNESCPIIENPQNCIRNGRPDTGYLYWRWNPRDCEIPKFDPERFLEMMRNKAWALIGDSISRNHVQSLLCMLSTVEQAVQVYHDKDYRSRRWHFPSYNFSVSVIWSPFLAKAAIFEDYNGVATSEVELHLDKLDRTWVDQYHSWEYMVISTGKWFLKTAIYYENNEVLGCHYCPKRNLTELGFDFSYRKVLSFVMDYLVTSDYKGMIFFRTSTPDHFENGEWFNGGNCKRTAPVKEGEVALKEVHKILRRIELEVLEKAAAEASKSGVNLKLLDLVPLSLMRPDGHPGPYRHYHPFDHDKNAKVQTDCLHWCLPGPIDSWNDILMEMVVNG from the exons ATGAAGTTGAGCTGGAATCTATCGTTTAATCACAAGCACAAGCATTTGGTGGTGAAGTTTGTAGTTGCAATTCTCTTAATGGGTATTGCTCTTCGTCTCTTTTCTTCTACATCTACTGGGTATTTTTCACCCAGAATAGAAGAAACCCCTTTTCCTGAGAAAACTGTGGCTGCCGAGCAACCAATCTCTGTACAAGTTCCCCCAGATGAACCAATCTCTGTTAAAGTTCCACAAGATGAACCAATCCCTGTACGATTTCCACAAGATGAAGATCAGGATCAGATACCTTTACCCAGAAAAGAAACTCCTTTTCCTGAGAAAACTGTGGTTTCAGAGTCACCGATTTCTGCAGAAGTTCCAGAAAATGGTCAGGATCAGATACCTCCCCTCAAAG GAGAGTGTGATCTTTTCACTGGGGATTGGGTTCCAAATACTTCAGGTCCAGCTTACAATGAGAGCTGCCCCATTATTGAAAATCCTCAGAATTGTATAAGGAATGGGCGGCCTGATACAGGGTATCTATACTGGAGGTGGAATCCGCGAGATTGTGAAATACCAAAATTTGATCCAGAGAGATTCCTTGAAATGATGAGGAATAAAGCATGGGCATTGATTGGTGATTCAATATCTCGCAACCATGTCCAATCATTGCTGTGCATGCTCTCTACG GTTGAACAAGCAGTTCAAGTGTACCATGACAAGGATTATAGGTCCCGAAGATGGCATTTTCCATCTTACAATTTCAGTGTCTCAGTAATTTGGTCCCCTTTTCTTGCCAAAGCTGCTATTTTTGAAGACTATAATGGTGTGGCAACATCTGAAGTTGAGCTGCATCTTGACAAGCTTGATAGGACATGGGTGGATCAATACCACAGTTGGGAATACATGGTAATTTCAACAGGGAAATGGTTTCTCAAAACTGCAATCTACTATGAGAACAATGAAGTGCTGGGATGCCATTACTGTCCTAAAAGGAACCTAACAGAGTTGgggtttgatttttcttatcGTAAAGTCCTGAGTTTTGTGATGGACTATTTAGTAACGTCTGATTACAAGGGCATGATCTTTTTTAGAACGTCCACGCCTGATCACTTTGAGAACGGCGAGTGGTTTAATGGGGGAAATTGCAAGAGAACAGCCCCAGTTAAAGAAGGTGAGGTTGCACTGAAGGAGGTACATAAGATTCTGCGTAGAATTGAACTAGAGGTGTTAGAGAAGGCAGCTGCAGAAGCTTCTAAAAGTGGGGTGAATCTCAAACTCCTTGACCTTGTCCCGCTTTCTTTGATGAGGCCTGATGGGCATCCAGGTCCATATAGACATTATCATCCATTTGACCATGACAAAAACGCAAAGGTTCAGACTGATTGTTTGCATTGGTGCTTACCAGGGCCAATAGACTCTTGGAATGATATATTAATGGAGATGGTGGTAAATGGCTGA
- the LOC117628250 gene encoding high mobility group B protein 6-like, with protein MADTAVAEVPTRKARTNRRALKDKNPSGNEANIQAGKVSEPDPSPIQAVSQADLAKENHESLSQPRASPKKSKSKAAASKKQSKETQSSFEKDLQEMQEKLQEMRLEKEKTEELLKEKDEILKLKEEELETKGREQDKLQMELKKLQKLKEFKPTMAFPIVQSLNGKKNKGCPEKKRPAPPYVLWCKDQWNEIKKENPEAEFKEISNILGAKWKNVTAEEKKPYEERYQAEKEAYLQVTAKEKRESEAMHLLEEEHKQKTAMELLEQYLQFKQEAEKDNKKTKKEKDPLKPKQPMSAFFLFTNERRAALVAESKTVPEIAKITGEEWKNMTEKQKRPYEEMAKKNKEKYMQEMEVYKQTKEEEASSLKKEEEELMKLQKHEALQLLKKKEKTENIIKKTKEEQKKKKEEKKNADDPNKPKKPASSYILFSKEARKSLLEERPGTNSSTITALISVKWKELSEEERKPWNDKAAEAMEAYKKELEEYNKSVAASAAATSLC; from the exons aTGGCTGACACTGCAGTTGCCGAAGTGCCCACAAGGAAGGCAAGGACCAATCGAAGGGCGctcaaggataaaaacccatcTGGAAACGAAGCCAATATCCAGGCCGGCAAGGTCTCCGAGCCTGATCCCAGCCCGATCCAAGCGGTATCTCAAGCCGACCTCGCAAAGGAGAACCATGAGAGCCTCTCTCAGCCTCGCGCATCCCCCAAGAAATCGAAATCAAAGGCCGCGGCCTCCAAGAAACAGTCCAAGGAGACCCAATCGTCTTTCGAGAAAGATCTGCAAGAAATGCAAGAGAAGCTTCAGGAAATGAGGCTTGAGAAGGAGAAGACTGAAGAGCTGTTGAAGGAGAAAGATGAGATCTTGAAGCTCAAGGAGGAAGAGCTTGAAACCAAGGGCCGAGAGCAAGACAAGCTTCAGATGGAGTTGAAGAAGCTGCAGAAGCTGAAGGAGTTCAAACCCACCATG GCATTCCCAATTGTTCAATCACTGAACGGCAAGAAAAATAAGGGGTGTCCTGAAAAGAAAAGGCCAGCCCCTCCTTATGTCCTGTGGTGCAAAGATCAATGGAATGAG ATCAAGAAGGAGAACCCTGAGGCAGAGTTCAAAGAAATCTCAAACATTTTGGGGGCCAAGTGGAAGAACGTCACTGCTGAAGAGAAAAAGCCTTATGAAGAGAGGTACCAGGCTGAGAAGGAAGCTTATTTGCAAGTGACAGCAAAAGAGAAGCGCGAGAGTGAAGCAATGCATCTATTGGAGGAGGAGCACAAGCAGAAGACAGCTATGGAGTTGCTTGAACAATACCTGCAGTTCAAACAAGAAGCAGAGAAAGACAACAAGAAAACCAA GAAAGAAAAGGATCCATTGAAACCCAAGCAACCGATGTCAGCATTTTTCCTGTTCACAAATGAGAGGCGAGCAGCTCTGGTTGCAGAGAGCAAAACTGTCCCTGAG ATTGCAAAAATCACAGGTGAAGAATGGAAAAACATGACAGAGAAACAAAAACGTCCATATGAAGAG ATGGcaaagaagaacaaggagaAGTATATGCAAGAGATGGAGGTTTACAAACAGACGAAGGAAGAGGAAGCTTCCAGTCTtaaaaaggaagaggaagagctGATGAAACTGCAAAAGCATGAAGCCTTGCAGCTGCttaagaagaaggagaagacaGAAAACATCATTAAG aaaacaaaggaggaacagaagaagaagaaggaagaaaagaagaatgcTGATGATCCCAACAAGCCCAAGAAGCCTGCCTCCTCATACATCTTGTTCAG CAAGGAGGCAAGAAAGAGTCTACTGGAGGAGAGACCAGGGACCAACAGCTCCACCATCACTGCACTGATTTCAGTGAAATGGAAG GAATTGAGTGAAGAAGAGAGGAAGCCTTGGAATGACAAGGCTGCTGAAGCAATGGAGGCATACAAGAAGGAACTAGAAGAATACAACAAAAGTGTTGCTGCTTCTGCTGCTGCAACCTCTCTCTGTTGA
- the LOC117628251 gene encoding probable GABA transporter 2 translates to MMPEPPNPAPFLETSRDEDAGAVFVLQSKGQWWHAGFHLTTAIVGPTLLTLPYAFRGLGWGPGFLCLTTMGVVTFYSYYLMSKVLDHCEKAGRRHIRFRELAADVLGSGWMFYFVIFIQTAINTGVGIGAILLAGECLKIMYSELSPNGSLKLYHFIAMVTVVMIVISQLPTFHSLRHINFGSLLLSLGYSFLVVGACIYAGTSKNAPARDYSLESSNSAKLFNAFTSISIIAAIFGNGILPEIQATLAPPATGKMVKGLVMCYTVIFITFYSTAVSGYWVFGNKASSNIIQSLMPDEGPSLAPTWVLAVTVIFVLLQLLAIGLVYSQVAYEIMEKKSADVNQGMFSKRNLIPRIILRSLYMMLCGFFAAMLPFFGDISGVVGAVGFIPLDFILPMLLYNKTYKPPKSTFIYWINISIMIVFTGAGLLGTFSSVRKLVLDAGKFKLFSDDVVD, encoded by the exons ATGATGCCGGAGCCTCCGAACCCGGCACCGTTCCTTGAGACCAGCCGTGACGAAGACGCCGGCGCAGTCTTCGTCCTCCAATCAAAAG GGCAGTGGTGGCATGCGGGGTTCCATCTGACGACGGCGATAGTGGGACCCACGCTACTGACGCTGCCGTACGCGTTCCGAGGCCTCGGGTGGGGCCCAGGGTTCCTGTGCTTGACCACCATGGGCGTCGTCACCTTCTACTCCTACTACCTCATGTCCAAGGTGCTCGACCACTGCGAGAAGGCTGGCCGCCGCCACATCCGATTCCGTGAACTCGCCGCCGATGTCTTAG GGTCAGGATggatgttttattttgtgatattCATTCAAACGGCCATAAACACTGGGGTTGGAATTGGAGCAATTTTGCTGGCTGGAGAATGCCTTAAG aTTATGTATTCAGAACTTTCTCCCAATGGATCTCTGAAATTGTACCACTTCATAGCCATGGTTACAGTGGTAATGATAGTCATCTCTCAGCTTCCAACTTTCCACTCCCTCAGGCACATCAACTTTGGTTCGCTGCTTCTCAGCTTGGGCTACTCATTCCTGGTTGTTGGTGCTTGTATTTATGCAG GTACGTCTAAGAATGCCCCTGCGAGGGACTATTCCTTAGAATCTTCGAATTCAGCAAAGCTGTTTAATGCCTTCACTTCCATCTCCATAATTGCTGCTATCTTCGGGAACGGAATTCTTCCTGAAATACAA GCAACTTTGGCGCCACCAGCTACTGGAAAGATGGTAAAGGGTCTTGTCATGTGTTACACAGTAATTTTCATTACTTTCTACTCAACTGCAGTGTCCGGGTACTGGGTGTTTGGGAACAAAGCTAGTTCAAACATTATACAGAGCCTAATGCCAGATGAGGGACCTTCTCTGGCTCCAACTTGGGTTCTTGCAGTTACTGTGATCTTCGTACTCCTTCAGCTTTTAGCGATTGGCCTG GTTTATTCTCAAGTTGCTTATGAGATCATGGAAAAGAAATCAGCTGATGTCAATCAAGGAATGTTTTCAAAAAGGAATCTCATTCCTCGAATAATTCTCCGTTCCCTGTACATGATGCTCTGCGGTTTTTTTGCAGCAATGCTTCCATTTTTCGGAGACATAAGCGGTGTGGTTGGAGCTGTCGGCTTCATCCCTTTAGATTTCATCCTGCCAATGCTTCTCTACAACAAGACCTATAAGCCTCCAAAATCAACCTTCATTTATTGGATCAACATATCTATAATGATCGTGTTCACAGGCGCCGGACTTTTGGGCACATTTTCATCTGTAAGGAAACTGGTTCTTGATGCCGGCAAATTTAAGCTGTTTAGTGATGATGTGGTTGATTAA
- the LOC117628247 gene encoding uncharacterized protein LOC117628247, translating to MDLRRGRGKGRVFGERKFDSISGSSSRTDNNEEVLVDNYVNVREGVKGLKLDQSGAAKETEFVEKYSRNLQFPINNWISGNDLDMNMSRLSSVNSSVGDISTQSNYIAGSLRSRESMDQWVVERDRFEGYYARPRVVAERGRVPISAYPDEGPSNYELDSFQGHGEQKYRGDLSEVENLEQDRAELLRKLDELKEKLSRTYDVADKPREMVPIERSRTPPDPYGDRLTYNLSMQPYAVDKPMPRPPHFNYSHGPVPFMDHDSMDMQNFYPPQGHPLNVIPEYEDPSQLQMKRRPPHHPPQYPTPPPHEYFMAQQHMDFNLHPLASCHHENVFHSPRCSCLSCYNQNSALPPQVPLADFGNKGVPNVPSSLNSYHHVNPATLRPHNYNLRNASPPPFHTRWQSDLASDNDGGRHPRRPTAVNRHGRIFHPVAGGAPIITCFSCFELLKLPRKLNVTNKNQSKLRCGSCSTVISLEIKNKKLITSAPKESNQLSPEIDPSSNEVLKGSVLSSHSSQNASDTNFRCDDLDNSGNNLQSIDTKDSPLADDQRLNLDTSEKMKCLSSSSSILSKEEEEISDSVIAHRNVPDSAELPTKDSFSPARPGSPLWEQSDDSPSKHAVSIDGKGNKSECIDQDKVLFSMITSGQNSVKDRSVETEVDSSFNEYLNTSISQDSAEGSKDEDRPKIGRGTDSFLVGLIKKSFKDFTKSNEAVERTRPSVFINGQPLADHVVKKAEKRAGPIRPGDYWYDFRAGFWGVMGQTCLGIIPPFIEEFYYPMPTNCAAGNTGVHVNGRELHQRDLDLLASRGLPTTKNKFYIIEISGKVTDEGSGQELGSLGKLAPTIEKAKHGFGMKVPRVVV from the exons ATGGATTTGAGGCGAGgtagaggaaaaggaagagtcTTTGGAGAAAGAAAGTTCGATTCCATTAGTGGTAGTTCATCAAGAACAGATAATAACGAAGAGGTTTTGGTTGATAATTATGTTAATGTTAGGGAGGGGGTTAAGGGTTTAAAACTTGACCAAAGTGGTGCAGCAAAAGAAACTGagtttgttgaaaaatacaGTCGAAATTTGCAATTCCCAATCAATAATTGGATCTCTGGAAATGACCTTGACATGAACATGAGTAGGCTTTCGTCTGTGAATTCAAGTGTGGGAGATATTTCAACCCAGTCAAATTATATTGCTGGGTCATTAAGATCAAGGGAAAGCATGGACCAGTGGGTTGTAGAAAGAGATCGGTTCGAGGGGTATTATGCAAGGCCTAGGGTTGTTGCTGAGCGTGGAAGAGTTCCAATATCTGCTTATCCTGACGAGGGACCTTCAAACTATGAGCTTGATTCTTTTCAGGGTCATGGTGAGCAGAAGTATAGGGGTGATCTGAGTGAAGTTGAAAATTTAGAACAGGATCGAGCTGAGCTTCTTAGGAAGTTGGATGAGTTGAAGGAGAAACTTAGCAGAACTTATGATGTGGCAGATAAACCAAGGGAAATGGTTCCTATAGAGAGGAGTAGGACACCGCCTGATCCTTATGGTGACCGGTTAACGTATAATCTTTCAATGCAGCCATATGCTGTAGACAAGCCGATGCCAAGACCTCCTCACTTCAACTACAGCCATGGACCTGTTCCTTTTATGGATCATGATAGCATGGATATGCAGAACTTCTATCCTCCTCAAGGGCATCCCTTGAATGTGATTCCAGAATATGAGGATCCATCTCAGCTACAGATGAAAAGGAGGCCTCCCCATCATCCACCCCAATATCCAACACCACCGCCTCATGAATACTTTATGGCACAGCAGCACATGGATTTCAATCTGCATCCACTTGCATCATGTCACCATGAGAATGTTTTTCACTCGCCTCGATGCTCTTGTTTAAGCTGCTACAACCAGAATTCTGCACTTCCTCCCCAAGTTCCGCTCGCTGATTTTGGTAATAAAGGGGTTCCAAATGTTCCAAGTAGTTTGAATTCCTATCATCATGTCAATCCTGCAACATTGCGGCCACACAATTATAATCTCCGAAATGCTAGTCCTCCTCCATTCCACACAAGATGGCAAAGTGACCTTGCTTCTGACAATGATGGTGGTAGACATCCAAGAAGGCCGACGGCAGTCAATAGGCATGGACGGATTTTCCATCCTGTAGCAGGTGGTGCCCCAATCATCACATGCTTTAGTTGCTTTGAATTACTGAAACTGCCGAGAAAACTTAACGTGACAAATAAGAATCAGTCAAAACTGCGCTGTGGTTCCTGTTCAACTGTAATCTCACTTGAAATCAAGAACAAGAAGCTCATTACTTCTGCTCCTAAAGAATCCAACCAATTATCTCCTGAGATTGATCCAAGTTCTAATGAGGTGTTAAAGGGAAGCGTTTTAAGTTCTCACAGTAGTCAGAATGCAAGTGACACCAACTTCCGCTGTGATGATTTAGATAATTCTGGTAATAACTTGCAGTCCATAGATACCAAAGACAGTCCACTGGCAGATGACCAGAGGCTGAACTTAGATACATCTGAGAAAATGAAAtgcctttcttcttcatcttccatCCTTtccaaggaggaagaggagatCTCAGATAGTGTGATTGCTCATAGAAATGTGCCTGACTCTGCTGAGCTGCCAACAAAAGATTCCTTTTCTCCAGCACGTCCCGGTTCGCCTCTTTGGGAGCAGTCTGATGATAGTCCTTCTAAGCATGCAGTAAGCATAGATGGGAAGGGAAACAAGAGTGAATGTATTGACCAAGACAAGGTGCTCTTTAGTATGATCACTTCTGGACAGAATTCTGTGAAAGATAGGTCAGTGGAAACTGAGGTGGATAGTTCTTTCAATGAATATCTCAATACCAGCATATCTCAAGACTCTGCAGAGGGAAGCAAAGATGAAGATCGACCCAAAATCGGCAGGGGCACTGATTCCTTCTTGGTGGGTCTCATCAAAAAGAGCTTTAAAGATTTCACGAAATCTAATGAAGCGGTGGAGAGAACAAGGCCTAGTGTTTTTATTAATGGGCAACCTTTAGCAGATCATGTTGTTAAAAAAGCCGAAAAGCGTGCTGGCCCAATTCGACCTGGAGATTACTG GTATGACTTCAGAGCCGGATTCTGGGGCGTGATGGGCCAAACTTGCCTTGGAATAATTCCT CCGTTTATTGAAGAATTCTACTACCCCATGCCAACAAATTGTGCTGCTGGCAACACAGGTGTCCATGTAAATGGGAGAGAGCTCCATCAGAGAGATTTGGACCTACTTGCAAGCAGAGGACTACCaactacaaaaaataaattttacatCATTGAAATATCTGGGAAAGTTACGGATGAGGGCTCAGGGCAAGAGCTAGGTAGCCTTGGCAAACTTGCTCCCAC AATTGAGAAGGCAAAGCATGGATTTGGCATGAAAGTTCCCAGAGTGGTTGTGTAA
- the LOC117628252 gene encoding uncharacterized protein LOC117628252: MEVGAYTSSGKEHLASNPRRRSQQEFDSHPAIPMNQKKSQEHKAHQYKVMKVGEAYNASGKDHLLPSNPRRRSLQEFDSRPTLNQKKDQQHDENQSKALVLNKSRPVWDCGSSLYDSVELDSFKRQIDSAISCRTMSMPHLSDRRVLPPAPPPSQPAITASNKKPSSNKLSRSIQKLLRSVFKPNKSSNSNNNNNNSGVVFRVPDHPQANIKDGFFVVYDKTGALTTIPEVTPHEFNFGGLSPEIGALVGRTTSERFTATSTSNIGISCA; this comes from the coding sequence ATGGAGGTCGGTGCTTATACGTCAAGCGGCAAAGAGCACTTGGCCTCAAATCCGCGCAGACGCTCACAGCAAGAGTTCGACTCTCATCCTGCCATTCCAATGAACCAAAAGAAATCACAAGAACACAAGGCACATCAATATAAAGTGATGAAAGTCGGAGAAGCTTATAACGCAAGTGGCAAAGATCACTTGTTACCCTCAAACCCTCGTCGTCGTTCACTGCAAGAGTTCGACTCCCGTCCAACCCTGaatcaaaagaaagatcaacaACACGATGAAAATCAATCTAAAGCCTTGGTTCTCAACAAGTCCAGGCCGGTGTGGGATTGTGGCAGCTCACTCTACGACTCGGTAGAGCTCGACTCGTTCAAGCGCCAAATCGACTCGGCCATATCATGCAGAACCATGTCAATGCCTCATCTGTCTGATCGCCGAGTTCTTCCTCCTGCTCCTCCTCCTTCACAGCCAGCCATAACAGCCTCCAACAAAAAACCCTCGTCAAACAAGCTCTCTCGCTCGATTCAGAAGCTTCTGAGGTCCGTGTTCAAGCCAAATAAATCaagcaacagcaacaacaacaacaacaattctGGTGTCGTTTTTAGAGTACCAGATCATCCGCAGGCCAACATCAAGGACGGGTTTTTTGTTGTGTACGACAAGACAGGTGCACTTACGACAATTCCTGAGGTGACTCCTCATGAGTTTAATTTTGGTGGTCTCTCCCCGGAGATTGGGGCGTTGGTCGGGAGGACAACCTCGGAGCGATTTACAGCTACTAGTACTTCTAATATTGGTATTTCATGTGCTTAA